One region of Acropora muricata isolate sample 2 chromosome 13, ASM3666990v1, whole genome shotgun sequence genomic DNA includes:
- the LOC136894832 gene encoding uncharacterized protein isoform X2, translating into MNHVKLSFQNSYWMFKCLTAKMSEQNEVPVKEADALPLVVTYSTAGETMFIKFELEEHHCSEQYSLFVDFIKEIVDAVLTDQLTQKLLKFLELSSKMLGKLQALNEKRQRWNDHDDEIYAKARKICAARDEDLISVYPESQGKIRSVDVRINDENDPSGELRKHIEATKVVDNSDRDCETTRDSQDSQDLCDNDSYPPDEDENIEEEDQANSCYHTSQMEMADILKKRIKTIMRHYHDIDELSRTFDDVDFVVYTARYRMLSDQTEKRICHPHAGVLSKEELEARHEGNVQKRMFMYVRSAETDGHFEQLKRDIEDKPRTLFIIIADECHWGITKDKDQTPSAHNLFINEWGKENSPRNVVVLQISATPFNLLTQNSRLPEVKCILLSKEISTTDKNYEAGDLVVLESESDLNDDVRETSKEVELHVVHWSEVELKSLENGVRMKLKSTLSVEGSPYRYLRVSSEGKLDVTSNEGEATDFIVQGNHGIVTIKPLLSTGQLLTMTTDDKGKLEARDHPLEPAYFEVKLDFGVGVAAFTLLGKEGLYLAVDEHGMVHLQAAKVEKKCGVSIIRPKQDVAEVSFQFYIDRCWPVKVGEGRQQYMSLNYYLSTLNCENNEHKRIREDEVFQNVVKKAKRKEKISKTSIADAMLCAEYCYYVFHVSAFDCDDKIRQVLSNDIENSPSFKFSKALDRFIGKLIKSQEEECRRAKKGIKPEAFEFVRNEIRDRVKDAFRDNLKQRQRSEYVMQEGDEELLAASFVAYVMHHSERELQNLVEETHSTSIIEKIKKMLRGNACQKMVEIWRRLVRKCETNSLVLSLIQSGQQEFGKMKVVRAKNMETANQFYNSLKFAQEMCDLKECFEIIKDYGGIQIKHQLVTSNPFFKKLQTENCQAKIDCICKDLELKPRQKKCVNCGHVHKSITQYEDLENLACLLILVDKGRMGDTFPQSFDCLDLRLSYDSKPLYLSTIIQELGRICRYAKIPVDDSRAPNLPYVLIGPELYRALKESIKRSPSIMSLISRNRKANKVDRYMTEQTRADVKTSFPLRWPDYEASKDSYDHENQRKHRNQILLQAEPQIGKTGTYLCLIKLLRLDILGKEKVLSASKRDEGTFYLLKENEPSEKFLVTDTEGKQNWQFPYWKTIQSLPSLNAKAVAPGKYSSEGCFYTHDTEENPFTLMKPPRSAHNYQKAKYEDDFRAFQWHHFLDCSECGLLIEAQEPILDTIHMMMDGARISVTCSLPIKFLQDRNLREQLRSRGFIVGDRQGHSFLAATNSAPTLPYWIFHPSHRDDPRKCLFNYRHVMQEEDSVASFMQVAVVRSAKFEAYRSTWGKILAIFQLPDKLPNCNRGPDNGGVGYSRLFIQKMAYWLDLDYVFVIDDNVAMMREAQFSFGEQTAFNGTVLRNEDGTMKMQRCSFLKPLVYLQKIAEGKVNPPDDRETYEPHPLKEQFENCPLYSYTGPAKLFGDKEHDSYGVLGLLRSVPTVRRPFSKTQVYALVLLNVKSTVEKGIFYRPWPCWEDLRFNDDCDKARLWVVKCNRYCFYKLQYQDWINSLALPRIYEWNEESKLEEQPLESELPNDLEECVILDHLRNLVDTEGPRHCFKGQIEDTVPEDGPTDTEGAVDIIGRGGSCSADCPMGILEQLEIENYVRESSGVPVLILSYDNSSDLPMEGLLLLKESYCNTTKKIVFVVSAKQLQETRKLKDGLTLADVRRGYFFHLFPREMSKKNGDVAIFSAADPGRHSLRWIVIHVSFLKQELREENNSNRTSDRSSAKQRAIERPESGASRNPGEATEIDPRGSKRSTETDVEDLQQNKRPLSLNQREHLNVHRVNSNSKKVDVSQKMTPQKEKDQETSQDSKPGKRRKSLYSETTTGKKPRLEGYVTDGPSTSTSEQMDVIHVTPGLSTNVLAKPTELLFGAVHGSPGQDKKTPSKEREFVRSQVTGLTSDDPAYDEGTNKVTATIVKLWRQKLKQKNDKDLTKETVEEELVFELKELEELDGKGYNALTKACSLPSVGKRVVSHLLNVKKIDVNSQIPSSFNSDSPAARWITPGMSALSVAIRRGNVRALEWKNMKNVQDKSPLDIAKERWKESDTKKEDKKKEAFEHVLHEMDPGGQWKNK; encoded by the exons ATGAACCACGTCAAACTTTC CTTCCAAAACAGTTACTGGATGTTCAAGTGCTTAACAGCAAAGATGTCTGAGCAAA ATGAGGTCCCAGTGAAAGAGGCTGACGCACTTCCTTTGGTGGTCACTTATTCTACTGCTGGAGAAACGATGTTTATAAAATTTGAGTTGGAGGAACATCATTGCAGTGAGCAATATTCCCTCTTTGTAGACTTCATCAAAGAAATCGTGGATGCAGTTCTGACTGATCAGCTTACACAAAAACTCCTTAAGTTTCTAGAACTTTCATCAAAGATGCTGGGTAAATTACAAGCACTGAACGAGAAACGCCAACGTTGGAACGATCATGACGATGAGATTTATGCAAAGGCACGCAAAATATGTGCAGCGCGTGATGAAGACCTCATTTCTGTATACCCAGAATCTCAGGGGAAAATCAGAAGTGTTGACGTCAGGATCAATGATGAAAATGACCCATCTGGAGAGCTTCGAAAACATATTGAGGCGACAAAAGTTGTTGATAATTCCGATAGAGACTGTGAGACCACCAGAGATTCGCAGGATAGCCAAGACTTGTGTGACAACGATTCATATCCTCCAGACGAAGATGAAAACATCGAAGAAGAAGACCAGGCGAATTCTTGCTATCACACATCTCAAATGGAAATGGCAGACATCCTGAAGAAACGCATTAAGACAATTATGAGGCATTACCACGACATTGACGAGCTGAGCAGGACTTTCGATGATGTTGACTTTGTAGTGTACACAGCCAGGTACAGAATGCTGAGCGATCAGACTGAGAAGAGGATTTGTCACCCACATGCCGGTGTCTTATCGAAAGAAGAACTGGAGGCACGTCATGAAGGGAATGTTCAGAAGAGAATGTTTATGTATGTTCGCAGCGCGGAAACAGACGGACATTTCGAGCAACTGAAGCGAGACATTGAAGATAAGCCTAGAACCCTGTTCATTATCATAGCCGATGAGTGCCATTGGGGGATTACCAAAGACAAGGACCAAACGCCATCTGCACACAATCTCTTCATCAATGAATGGGGCAAAGAAAACTCTCCTAGAAATGTGGTAGTGCTTCAAATTTCTGCGACGCCGTTTAACCTTTTAACACAAAACTCTCGCCTTCCTGAAGTCAAGTGTATTCTTCTCTCTAAGGAGATCTCTACCACCGATAAGAACTATGAAGCGGGTGATCTCGTAGTCCTGGAAAGCGAGTCAGACTTGAACGATGATGTCAGAGAAACATCCAAGGAAGTGGAACTGCACGTTGTTCACTGGTCAGAGGTTGAGCTGAAGAGCCTTGAGAATGGAGTACGTATGAAGCTCAAGTCGACATTAAGCGTGGAAGGCTCGCCCTATCGATATCTACGCGTTTCCTCTGAAGGAAAGCTGGATGTCACATCTAATGAGGGAGAGGCCACGGATTTCATTGTTCAAGGGAACCATGGGATCGTTACAATCAAGCCTCTCCTAAGCACAGGCCAATTGCTTACCATGACGACAGATGACAAGGGGAAGCTTGAGGCCAGAGATCACCCATTAGAACCAGCTTACTTTGAAGTGAAGCTGGATTTTGGGGTCGGAGTTGCCGCATTTACCTTGCTAGGCAAAGAAGGTCTCTATTTGGCGGTAGACGAGCATGGCATGGTTCATTTGCAGGCAGCGAAGGTTGAGAAGAAATGTGGTGTGTCCATCATAAGGCCCAAGCAAGACGTGGCTGAGGTGTCATTCCAGTTCTACATTGATCGGTGTTGGCCCGTAAAGGTTGGTGAAGGTAGACAACAGTACATGAGCCTTAACTACTACCTTAGCACGTTGAACTGTGAAAACAATGAGCATAAAAGGATAAGAGAAGACGAGGTGTTTCAAAATGTGGTGAAGAAGGCTAAACGGAAAGAAAAGATCTCGAAAACGTCGATCGCTGATGCTATGTTGTGCGCAGAGTACTGCTACTATGTTTTTCATGTGAGTGCATTCGATTGTGATGACAAAATAAGACAGGTGCTAAGCAATGATATTGAGAATTCACCGTCTTTTAAGTTCTCAAAAGCACTCGACAGGTTCATCGGAAAACTTATCAAAAGCCAAGAAGAAGAATGCAGGAGAGCGAAGAAGGGCATTAAGCCGGAAGCTTTCGAATTCGTTCGCAACGAAATCCGTGACAGAGTGAAAGACGCTTTTAGGGATAACTTGAAACAAAGGCAGAGAAGTGAGTACGTGATGCAAGAAGGCGATGAAGAGTTATTGGCTGCGTCATTTGTCGCGTACGTGATGCACCATTCAGAACGAGAGCTGCAAAACTTAGTCGAAGAGACGCATTCAACCAGCattattgaaaaaattaaaaaaatgttgcgAGGAAATGCTTGCCAGAAAATGGTTGAAATCTGGAGAAGACTTGTTCGAAAATGTGAAACGAATTCTCTGGTACTGAGTTTGATCCAAAGTGGTCAACAGGAATTTGGGAAGATGAAAGTTGTTAGAGCAAAAAACATGGAAACTGCCAATCAGTTCTACAACAGTCTGAAATTTGCACAAGAAATGTGTGACCTGAAAGAATGCTTCGAAATCATCAAGGACTATGGTGGAATTCAGATCAAGCATCAACTTGTGACTTCAAATCCGTTTTTTAAGAAGCTTCAGACAGAAAACTGTCAGGCTAAAATTGATTGTATTTGCAAAGATCTTGAGCTAAAACCTCGCCAGAAGAAGTGTGTTAATTGTGGGCATGTGCACAAGTCAATAACGCAGTACGAAGACCTGGAAAACCTGGCGTGCCTCCTCATCTTGGTTGATAAAGGTCGCATGGGGGACACATTTCCCCAAAGTTTTGATTGCCTTGATCTTCGACTGAGCTACGACAGCAAGCCGCTTTATCTTTCAACTATTATTCAAGAGCTTGGACGGATTTGCCGTTATGCAAAGATACCTGTGGATGATTCTCGTGCTCCAAACCTTCCTTATGTTTTGATTGGCCCTGAACTTTACAGAGCGCTGAAGGAGTCGATTAAGAGGTCCCCTTCTATAATGAGTCTAATTTCCCGCAACCGTAAGGCCAACAAAGTTGATCGCTATATGACGGAACAAACCAGAGCTGATGTTAAGACATCATTCCCACTGCGTTGGCCAGACTATGAAGCCAGCAAAGATAGTTATGATCACGAAAACCAGCGAAAGCACCGCAACCAAATCCTTCTTCAAGCTGAACCCCAAATTGGAAAAACGGGAACCTATCTCTGCCTCATAAAACTCTTGAGACTTGACATACTTGGGAAGGAAAAGGTGTTGTCAGCAAGCAAACGAGATGAAGGTACCTTTTACTTGCTCAAGGAGAATGAGCCGTCAGAGAAATTTCTGGTCACTGACACCGAAGGTAAGCAGAACTGGCAGTTTCCTTACTGGAAGACGATTCAAAGTCTTCCAAGTCTTAATGCGAAAGCGGTGGCTCCAGGAAAGTACTCATCTGAAGGATGCTTTTATACCCATGACACGGAAGAAAACCCTTTTACTCTTATGAAACCACCAAGGTCAGCTCACAATTACCAAAAAGCCAAGTACGAAGATGACTTTCGCGCTTTTCAATGGCACCATTTCCTGGATTGCTCAGAGTGTGGATTACTCATTGAAGCACAAGAACCCATTTTGGACACCATTCACATGATGATGGATGGTGCACGAATCAGTGTCACTTGCTCACTCCCAATCAAATTTCTACAAGACAGAAACTTGAGAGAACAACTCAGGAGCAGAGGATTCATTGTAGGGGACAGGCAAGGCCACAGTTTCCTCGCAGCAACAAACAGTGCGCCCACTTTGCCATACTGGATATTTCATCCCTCACACAGAGACGATCCTCGCAAGTGTCTCTTTAACTACCGCCACGTGATGCAAGAGGAGGACAGCGTGGCTAGTTTCATGCAAGTTGCCGTTGTTCGCAGTGCAAAGTTTGAGGCTTACAGATCCACGTGGGGAAAGATTCTCGCAATTTTTCAGTTGCCCGATAAACTACCGAATTGTAATCGTGGACCTGATAATGGAGGAGTGGGATATTCCAGGCTTTTTATTcagaaaatggcctattggctAGACCTTGATTACGTTTTTGTAATAGATGACAACGTCGCCATGATGCGAGAAGCACAGTTCAGTTTTGGAGAACAAACGGCATTTAATGGGACAGTCTTAAGAAACGAGGATGGTACGATGAAGATGCAGCGTTGTTCTTTCCTGAAACCACTCGTTTATCTTCAGAAAATCGCCGAAGGAAAGGTTAATCCACCTGATGATAGGGAGACGTATGAGCCACATCCGTTGAAGgagcagtttgaaaattgtCCGCTGTATAGTTACACAGGTCCTGCCAAGTTGTTTGGCGACAAGGAGCATGACAGCTATGGCGTACTAGGACTTCTGAGAAGTGTTCCTACTGTGCGGCGCCCATTCTCGAAGACCCAAGTGTACGCATTGGTTTTGTTGAATGTCAAGAGCACCGTGGAGAAGGGAATATTTTATCGACCATGGCCTTGCTGGGAGGACCTACGCTTCAACGATGACTGTGACAAAGCTCGTCTGTGGGTGGTTAAGTGCAACCGTTACTGCTTTTACAAGTTACAGTACCAGGACTGGATCAACAGCCTTGCTCTTCCACGCATTTATGAATGGAACGAAGAGAGCAAACTGGAGGAACAACCACTTGAAAGTGAGCTGCCAAACGATTTGGAGGAGTGCGTAATCCTAGACCACCTTCGAAATTTGGTCGACACCGAAGGTCCCCGCCATTGTTTTAAAGGACAAATTGAAGATACTGTACCAGAGGATGGTCCCACTGACACAGAGGGGGCTGTTGACATTATTGGAAGAGGGGGTAGCTGCAGCGCTGACTGTCCAATGGGAATCCTCGAGCAGTTAGAAATAGAGAACTATGTAAGAGAAAGCTCGGGCGTTCCAGTTCTCATCCTTTCGTATGACAATTCATCCGATCTGCCGATGGAAGGCCTACTTCTGTTGAAGGAAAGTTATTGCAACACCACCAAGAAGATAGTGTTCGTTGTGAGTGCTAAACAGCTTCAAGAAACAAGGAAGCTGAAAGACGGTTTGACGCTAGCTGACGTTCGAAGAGGatattttttccatttatttcCCAGAGAAATGAGCAAGAAAAATGGCGACGTTGCCATTTTTTCAGCTGCTGACCCAGGGCGACACAGTTTGCGATGGATTGTGATCCATGTTTCATTCTTGAAACAGGAGTTGAGAGAGGAAAATAACAGCAACAGAACCTCGGACAGAAGTTCAGCCAAACAAAGAGCGATTGAAAGGCCGGAAAGTGGTGCTTCAAGAAACCCTGGAGAAGCCACTGAAATCGACCCAAGGGGAAGCAAGCGATCTACTGAGACAGATGTGGAAGATCTCCAACAAAATAAGAGACCTCTGTCGTTAAACCAAAGGGAACATCTGAATGTGCATCGTGTGAACTCCAACTCAAAGAAAGTTGATGTCAGTCAGAAAATGACCCCCCAAAAGGAAAAAGATCAGGAAACCTCTCAAGATAGTAAACCAGGTAAAAGAAGGAAGAGTCTTTACTCTGAGACAACAACCGGTAAAAAACCTAGACTTGAAGGGTACGTAACAGATGGTCCTTCTACAAGCACAAGTGAACAAATGGACGTAATTCATGTCACACCAGGCCTAAGCACAAATGTCTTAGCAAAACCGACAGAACTCCTTTTTGGTGCAGTCCACGGTTCTCCAGGGCAAGATAAAAAAACGCCTTCGAAGGAAAGAGAATTCGTTCGGAGTCAAGTTACAGGGCTAACATCAGATGATCCAGCGTATGATGAAGGGACAAATAAAGTCACAGCAACCATTGTTAAACTATGGAGacaaaaattaaagcaaaaaaatgacAAGGATCTAACAAAAGAAACGGTAGAGGAAGAGTTGGTCTTTGAACTGAAAGAGTTGGAGGAACTCGATGGTAAAGGTTACAATGCTTTGACAAAAGCCTGCTCACTTCCATCCGTGGGCAAACGGGTGGTGTCCCACCTGCTCAATGTAAAGAAGATCGACGTCAACTCTCAAATTCCTTCCAGTTTCAATTCAGACAGCCCCGCGGCCAGATGGATAACTCCAGGAATGTCGGCTTTGTCTGTGGCCATTAGAAGAGGCAATGTAAG GGCTCTGGAATGgaagaacatgaaaaatgttcaaGACAAGAGCCCCTTGGATATAGCCAAAGAACGATGGAAGGAGTCAGATACCAAGAAGGAGGACAAGAAGAAAGAAGCTTTTGAACACGTGCTCCACGAGATGGACCCTGGTGGACAGTGGAAGAATAAATAG